Proteins encoded in a region of the Bdellovibrionota bacterium genome:
- a CDS encoding dihydrodipicolinate reductase C-terminal domain-containing protein codes for MSNVFLFGASGKMGKEISKLIESDKKLKRTEKIESADVIIDFSNAEAFLKNLQAALKNKTPFVCGTTGLSAKQFKALRMASKKIPTLWASNMSMGVTVINEMLKNLRAIKDYDFSIEETHHIHKKDAPSGTALTIQSHLEKAIKKKIKDITSHREGEVFGQHKVIIKGPEETILIQHDALNRTVFARGAVTCAKWILKKKAANYSIEDVLK; via the coding sequence ATGAGCAATGTTTTTTTATTTGGCGCTTCGGGAAAAATGGGGAAAGAAATTTCTAAGCTTATTGAAAGTGATAAAAAACTAAAGCGAACTGAAAAAATAGAGAGCGCCGATGTGATTATTGATTTCTCTAACGCAGAGGCATTCCTAAAAAACCTGCAAGCTGCTTTAAAAAACAAAACTCCATTTGTATGTGGGACAACGGGATTATCTGCAAAGCAATTTAAAGCTTTAAGGATGGCATCTAAAAAAATACCAACTCTCTGGGCCTCGAATATGAGCATGGGCGTGACAGTCATTAACGAAATGTTAAAGAACTTAAGGGCGATAAAAGATTACGACTTTTCTATCGAAGAAACACATCACATTCATAAAAAAGACGCTCCCAGTGGAACGGCATTAACAATTCAAAGTCACTTGGAAAAAGCGATTAAGAAAAAAATAAAAGACATAACCTCGCATCGAGAAGGAGAGGTTTTTGGTCAGCATAAAGTGATTATTAAAGGACCAGAAGAAACCATTCTTATCCAGCATGATGCTTTGAATAGAACGGTATTTGCGCGCGGAGCAGTGACTTGTGCAAAATGGATTTTAAAGAAAAAAGCAGCAAATTATTCTATCGAGGATGTCCTTAAATGA
- a CDS encoding carboxypeptidase-like regulatory domain-containing protein encodes MDNFRLENVFNIISRAIFGSVIALPLSLSNYSLSHQEGLSLKYSKTAPPLAIFDDERITPHIDEEFVSNNTKQVLETNRLQTRKIVLKISRKFAALQKAAVEEAKPKVQARMLAGLSLQKSSSSIAIINKPSNPEKQMFAATLPTNLRDRVEEIENFDEILEQDYGTESFEARAKTALASAGVDPEAPTEREIANTYGTNTGARKSYSQRRQQAAERATRQASNFSRSGYTKGSGKRSPPLPTAPSDEIIDEKGNKESNEGITVASRGNQRQALIAGNLEVTKGLALTGTQKIVVYRQIGGTKYEYGQVFLDKGRYEIYVNEPNTGVVIAELLENDTMVGRAEILMPEVMLNIKSDADLKNVPIKIAPILDQVVAQNISAYSYYKKEKLNNSQIRISDALNANIKVFNSSVIVKATKENHWGNIILGSSKQLFTHVLNPDATIQALKDILGIRTPKEQMGIIKGEVLISGKHVAGAEVEIIGQESIKPVYFNSFIPDASLTSTTANGEYAFPDIPEGNYLVRAKYKGKYLSPQVAPVEPGFITQVQFDVQKPALAEAFIFDIQSSEMMSANISFLGSETKVPVQARKLISFSGTDGVQFLEVQSPDQNYYSTRVTVDKSEKEILIPMISQSWLNALMSRLKVTVIPETGLVIGTALELSYSVELDPGAYNEDTKIIYFDNQGRLVPGAMITPVGGGFVAVNVNPGIRSLFNKYHGTQNLKITTMAVDSSAINVFSTKF; translated from the coding sequence ATGGACAACTTTAGATTAGAAAATGTTTTCAACATTATTTCTCGTGCAATTTTTGGAAGTGTAATCGCATTACCTCTTTCGTTGTCGAACTATAGCTTGAGTCATCAAGAAGGTTTGAGTTTAAAATATTCAAAAACAGCTCCACCGCTTGCAATATTTGACGATGAAAGAATCACTCCCCACATAGATGAGGAGTTTGTAAGCAATAATACAAAGCAGGTTCTTGAAACCAACCGCCTGCAAACAAGAAAGATAGTTTTAAAAATTTCTAGAAAATTTGCCGCTCTTCAAAAAGCAGCTGTTGAAGAAGCAAAACCAAAAGTTCAAGCCAGAATGCTTGCGGGCCTATCTTTACAGAAAAGTTCATCAAGCATTGCCATCATCAATAAGCCGAGCAATCCAGAAAAACAGATGTTTGCGGCAACCCTGCCAACAAATTTACGTGATCGCGTTGAAGAGATTGAAAACTTTGATGAGATCTTAGAGCAAGATTATGGAACTGAGTCTTTTGAAGCAAGAGCAAAGACTGCTCTTGCAAGCGCAGGAGTAGATCCAGAGGCGCCAACTGAAAGAGAAATTGCAAACACTTACGGTACAAACACAGGCGCTAGAAAATCTTATTCACAAAGAAGGCAGCAAGCCGCAGAAAGAGCAACAAGACAGGCGAGCAATTTTTCTCGCAGTGGATATACAAAAGGAAGCGGAAAAAGAAGCCCGCCACTCCCTACGGCTCCTTCGGATGAGATAATCGATGAGAAAGGTAACAAAGAGAGTAACGAAGGAATCACAGTTGCTAGTCGTGGAAATCAGAGACAAGCTCTGATCGCAGGAAATCTGGAAGTGACAAAAGGATTAGCCCTTACGGGAACTCAGAAAATTGTAGTTTACAGACAAATCGGAGGAACGAAGTACGAATATGGCCAAGTGTTCTTGGATAAAGGTCGTTACGAGATTTATGTCAACGAACCTAATACGGGAGTGGTCATCGCAGAACTTTTAGAAAACGACACGATGGTAGGAAGAGCAGAAATTCTTATGCCGGAAGTGATGTTAAATATAAAATCGGATGCGGACCTAAAAAATGTTCCAATTAAGATCGCTCCAATTTTAGATCAAGTTGTTGCCCAAAATATTTCGGCGTACTCTTATTACAAAAAAGAAAAACTCAACAACTCTCAAATCAGAATCAGCGATGCTCTCAATGCTAACATCAAAGTTTTTAACTCTTCAGTGATCGTAAAAGCCACAAAAGAAAATCATTGGGGGAATATCATTTTGGGCTCTTCAAAACAGCTCTTCACTCATGTATTAAATCCCGATGCGACCATTCAAGCTCTCAAAGATATTTTAGGAATTAGAACTCCAAAGGAACAAATGGGTATCATCAAGGGTGAAGTGCTAATCTCTGGAAAACATGTTGCTGGAGCAGAAGTAGAAATCATCGGCCAAGAGTCTATTAAGCCCGTTTATTTCAATTCATTTATTCCAGATGCATCGCTCACCTCGACAACAGCCAATGGAGAGTATGCCTTTCCTGATATCCCCGAGGGAAACTATTTAGTCAGAGCAAAGTACAAAGGAAAATATCTTTCTCCACAAGTTGCGCCGGTTGAACCGGGCTTTATTACGCAAGTGCAATTTGATGTGCAAAAGCCTGCTTTAGCGGAAGCGTTTATATTTGATATTCAATCGAGCGAAATGATGAGTGCGAATATCAGCTTCTTGGGCTCAGAAACCAAAGTTCCCGTGCAAGCAAGAAAATTGATTTCATTTTCTGGTACAGATGGAGTGCAATTCTTAGAAGTGCAGTCTCCTGATCAAAATTACTATTCAACACGAGTTACTGTAGACAAATCAGAAAAAGAAATTCTTATCCCGATGATTTCTCAAAGCTGGTTGAATGCTCTAATGTCTCGTTTAAAAGTTACGGTAATTCCTGAGACAGGGTTAGTGATTGGGACAGCTTTGGAATTATCTTATTCCGTAGAACTTGATCCAGGCGCGTATAATGAAGATACAAAGATCATTTATTTTGATAATCAAGGCCGATTGGTTCCGGGAGCAATGATTACTCCCGTAGGCGGCGGTTTTGTTGCAGTGAACGTAAATCCAGGAATACGCAGTCTTTTCAATAAGTACCATGGTACGCAAAACCTAAAGATTACTACGATGGCCGTGGATTCTAGTGCCATAAACGTTTTCAGCACAAAATTCTAG
- the fsa gene encoding fructose-6-phosphate aldolase → MKFFIDSADINEIKEVQSLGLVDGVTTNPSLIAKTGRPIKDVIKDICEIVKGPISAEVIALDAEGMYKEGMELAKIHDNVVIKVPMTEAGLQAVRKFSAEKIKTNVTLVFTPLQALLVAKAGGTMVSPFIGRLDDIGSDGMTAVRQMVQIFQNYNFSTQILAASIRNPIHLLDAALAGAHIATIPHKVIKQLTHHPLTDKGIEIFLNDYKKSHQ, encoded by the coding sequence ATGAAGTTTTTTATTGATTCTGCAGACATTAACGAAATCAAAGAAGTTCAGTCACTCGGCCTTGTTGACGGGGTAACAACAAACCCAAGTTTAATCGCAAAAACAGGAAGGCCTATCAAGGATGTGATCAAAGACATCTGTGAAATCGTAAAAGGTCCAATTTCTGCGGAAGTTATCGCGCTCGATGCAGAAGGTATGTACAAAGAAGGAATGGAGCTTGCAAAAATTCATGACAACGTAGTGATCAAGGTTCCAATGACAGAAGCGGGTCTTCAAGCTGTAAGAAAATTCTCAGCTGAAAAAATCAAAACAAATGTTACACTTGTCTTCACTCCCCTGCAGGCGCTTCTAGTGGCAAAAGCAGGCGGAACAATGGTTTCACCTTTTATTGGAAGACTGGATGACATTGGCTCTGATGGAATGACGGCTGTTCGCCAAATGGTCCAAATTTTTCAAAACTATAATTTCAGCACTCAAATCTTGGCGGCGAGTATTCGTAATCCAATTCACCTACTAGACGCAGCATTGGCTGGCGCACATATTGCGACAATTCCACACAAAGTTATTAAGCAACTGACTCACCATCCATTAACCGACAAGGGTATTGAAATCTTTCTCAATGATTATAAAAAATCTCATCAATAA